A genome region from Primulina eburnea isolate SZY01 chromosome 9, ASM2296580v1, whole genome shotgun sequence includes the following:
- the LOC140840757 gene encoding uncharacterized protein, producing the protein MDFGIGWQDLLPLVEFSYNNSYQVSFGMSPFEALYGRKCRSPLCWDDLSEAPILGPDMIRDMTEKVKLIQSRMRAAEDRQAKYANIRRRPLIFEKGDRVFLKISPFCGTVRFGKKGVHDIFHVSMLRKYHPDPSHLLPHDEVELDQNLSHIQRPIQILDRKDKQLRNKLIPLIKVQWNRHGVKEATWELEDKMRKNIQSYSNEVCFYSRFYSQY; encoded by the exons AtggattttggcattggttggcaggATTTGTTGCCACTTGTCGAGTTTTCTtataacaacagttatcaaGTGAGTTTTGGAATGTCACCATTTGAAGCACTATATGGCAGGAAATGTCGATCTCCTCTGTGTTGGGATGATTTATCTGAAGCACCAATTTTAGGACCTGATATGataagagatatgacagagaaggtgaaattgattcaaaGTCGTATGCGAGCTGCTGAGGATAGGCAGGCTAAATATGCGAACATCAGGAGACGGCCATTGATTTttgagaaaggtgacagagttttTCTAAAAATATCTCCTTTTTGTGGTACAgttagatttggaaagaaag GTGTTCATGATATTTTTCATGTGtccatgttgaggaaatatcatCCAGATCCTTCTCATTTACTTCCACACGATGAAGTTGAGTTAGATCAGAATTTGAGCCACATTCAGAGACCGATTCAAATTCTAGATAGAAAAGATAAGCAACTTAGAAATAAATTGATACCGTTGATTAAAGTACAGTGGAACAGACATGGTGTCAAAGAGGCAACTTGGGAATTAGAAGATAAAATGAGAAAAAATATCCAGAGTTATTCAAATGAAGTATGCTTCTATTCTCGGTTTTATTCTCAGTATTGA